The DNA region ttaaataaaagtgTGAGTCACTGCATTACGGTTTATTTGATGGATGGAATTTTTTAGTAGTAAGCTCGAGGTAAAGATATCACATTCACATATCGGTTATTAATAcgaaaggagttgaagaaacCGTTCTTTTTATGGTGGGCCCAACCACTCGGCAGGTTAATTTTCCACTTGTTTTTAGCCAGATCAGCCAAACATGCTGACGTGGAGTGGCATTATCTCCAAACCAAAACCATTGAATTGGATTGGGTTGAATGCTGCATTGTTTTATTCCTCCGAACGATGTCCCTATCCTTTTAGtcaaaacctttttttttaatttcttaacttaatattctaattatatatacctTACAAAAACTCATTTAATCTCCTCTGCCAAATATACTTTAAAAAATGCGTTGTTTTGATTTACATAATATCCATATTAACCGTTGAAGATTTTGAGCCTGATCATATAGTATTATTACCATTGCGATATTCTTCATAATGAATGAATTTGTATTTACATGCATTAGAATTAAGTCATTCCGTCTATATTTTCATGACACACTTCGTTGATTGTCGGTTGCATATTCAGTAAATTTATTCCGTTAAAGGTTCATGATGTTCCTCGCACTTTCGGCTTCCCAACTAAGGTAAGGTTGGAATTATGTGCATATAAAAAAACATGGTGGTCAATGGTGTATATATTGGACATGTAAGATACTTTATGCTCAACTTTTAACCCTGGTATAAAGATAAACGAAAATGAAATTCATAAAacccagaaaaagaaattttttaggGGAAAAATGTATCTAGGAATTGAAGCATTCCGcatcaaaattttcatcacAAGCTTGATTGATTGCCATTGCATATGTAAGAAATTTATTCCGTTAAATATTTGTGACTTATATTTACATCGCACTTTCGGCTTACTAATTAAAGTACGGTTGAAATTATCAGCATTAagaaacggaaaaaaaaaatcgtagAGTGGTCAATGATGAATATATTGGATATATAAGATGCTTATACATACAACTTCTACCCctaatagagaaaaaaaaataaaaaatgaaaaatcctACAACtctagagttttttttttcacagtTAAAAGTAATATCTAAGAATTAAAACATTCCGTCCGCATTTTCTTCAAACGTTTCATTGTTTCCAATTGCATATATAGGAGATTTACTCCATTAGAGGTTCATGAACTACTCACCGCCCACTTTTGGCTTAACAAGGCAAGGATGAAAATATGATATGAGCATATAAAGAAACATTATGGTAACCGATGAATATATTGGGTGTCTAAGATACTTTTTATATACAAGTTCTACATCCCTAATAAAggtaaatataatgaaattctAAATCGCTTCAAAACCTTAAAACCCTATTTCGTGGTCAAATGTCAAATTCAAGAATTAAAGCATTTCATCTACATTTTCTTCACGCACTTTGTTAATTTCCAATTGCATATAGAAATGTATTCCATCTAGAGGTTCATGAATTGTTCATCGCGTTTTAGGCTTCCTAACTAAGGCAAGGTCGAAATTAGAAGCGTGTAAAGAATCAAACTGGTCAATTTTGAATACATTGGGCATATAAGActactttatatatatgcaacttCTAACTCCAATAAAGTAAACGAGAAAATACACATtaatcagaaaagaaaataacgtaaatgcagaaaagtaaatcttTTTCATAGTCAAAAGCTAGCGCCATTGAGACATTGCAACACTTTGACATGAGAATGGATGGACAGAAACGATTTAACATCAatagacaatatatatatatatatatatatatatatctttcgCAAAGATCCAAAACAGAAATTGCAAAATAGATAGTTAAAATTGATGTTTTACCATTATATATGTGTTAAGCCACTGAATAGATTATGGTTAAGTCATTTTCAAGATTAGCTAGGATTAGGAAATAGAACAGATGacgatattttttatttttttttggtttgtaattttctattttccagGTTCAATAATGGAGATTTTGAGGAATGAGTATATaaatgaaaagtgaaaaagaatGATGCGAGCATGCCCCACATGAGAGAGGTGGTAGGGCATTGAATCTATTGCAGGGATTTCCCGTGACAATATTTAAGTTTGAGCGGCCAATTTTCTTGCCATGGTattgtttttctttaaatatttttatctttttcttcccaaaaaaatgaaaagaaaatagaaaagtcgGGGTTTGATTTTTCTGATTTGTGATGGATTTCGGGTTTCTTCGTGGATGGGAGTATGTTTTTGCATGCAAGTTTCGTGGCTTAAGTGGAATTAGTATATCAATGACAATTTTTTAGGCATTCATATGAcatcatataaaatattaagtatgtccatccaaaataaaaattaagtacaAGTTAGAATGGCTACTTATATTAAATGAAAAGTGTGAATTGAGGAGACCCAATTGACCATCCAACTGTTTTTTGAACATTCTTTCAGGACAAGTAGGTTTCTTTTTCAACCagaaacaacaaaaacacaagAAAAATCAACTTCGCAAAAAACCAGAATATTCTCAACAAACATTTAACGTGAGGCCAAGGAGAGATGAGTTTCAATCGATTCAAGACGTTATCGTTGAACTAATTCGAGTCGGTAAGTGctctaaaaaaaaaggaaaattcatgTGCCATGAGGATATTAATTGAGAATATTCCCGATAAAAATTGCAAACCATATACAAATTTCTAGACAATCATTTCtagatattttatatatgtataatgtaTATAATTTCTTTGGGAAGAATTCTAAGAAAACCTGATATCTAGTACAGGAGAAAAACTCTAATGATCTTTTCTCGTGATAATATGGTGAGAAATGttcaaaccaaacaaaattATGACCCGCAACCTATGTGCTTAACGTGATATACCTTTTATTTGCTGGACTTATAATTAATGTGTAGTAAGGTGGATATCACCAAACAGTCCATCCACATGCATGCATATTCTTGAacgcaattattaattttttatcttctttttcaaattatgtTACATACTTTTTCAAttacttttgtttttattctctcaaatcaaactaaattaaaCATAATTTCGTTGCCAAgcggtattttttttttcatattattacTATGTGATAATAGTGAAAATTTTCCGGGTAATAATGTAAAGagatttaattaaatgaaCGATATCCTTTTTTTCGTGAGATTTGCAATAATTAATTACCTTCTTTGACGTTGAACCACCACCAAGGAATGTCTCCTCGAGACAAGGCTTTCCTTCTTACACATATTATTATCGTACCTTTTCTTTCCATCGGATTTGTCCGAGACAGCCTATTGGTTAATTTGGtaaattcctttttttctttttcttttttttgggtgaattggggggccggagcccaaggTTACTTTGGTATATTCAAAGGTGTGAATGTGATATGACCCCAATGCCACAATCCCAAACCAATAATCATGAAAAATGCActgatttattatattttttctttcacagaaaaaaaaatcaatgttaTTACTAAGTCAAGTTATTCTATAAACTTCAATTGTCAAGTTCGTTTTTCTGCTCTTCCAATCTAATCGGGATGGTAATAAcatgcataaaatcatattgaCCAGCTTCcgataaaatattttagtaagataataattatttcGAGCTAGAAAGAATAAATGTTTTTTGTACAGTGTATTATTTGCTCCTCACCATTGGACCAACTCCGCTCTCTCCTCTCTTACATGTGAAGTGGGTAGGAACTTGGAAGTATGCATGCAGATGCAGTCATGAAAGTAGTTAAATGAGTATGGGCCATGTTTCCCATCATATTGATTTCTTGTGGGGATTAAGAAATGACCCCGAACGCAATTACAATTAGATGGAGCCATCTATCTTTGCGAACGAACCCCGTGATACTGCAAGGGAATTCCTACGGATCGAGTAGTATGACTGTTGTTGAGGTAACCAACTCGACCGGAACTATAACTGTTTTGTCATATACAAAGGGCATATCGAAATGACGAAATTCCCCTCtagattttctttcctttatgCTACTTAGAGTTCCACAAAATGAATGGGTTTACAAGTGAACATAATATATAGGCTATAGCAAGTAccttgaaaatgaaaaggagaGTATAGCGCAATGGCTCATACACTTGTATGATAACTAAGAGATTCTAAATTCGATACTTGGTGGGACTGCTTGTGTCCCTTCATTgattattagaatttctattataTTGTACAAGTTATATGGGTGtctcttataaaaaaaaatactttgaaaatataagaaaataatttgtaaaaatacgtaaatttataataattattaataaatttattttatttttggagcAAGGATTTCAATGCTCTCAAAGTCTCTATCATTAGCTAGGCAGATGACAGGGTTTCATCCAATTTTCGACCGATTGGGTTGCCTTTATGGTCCTAAAATTGACATCGCAGGGTATCCCCTATCAGTAGCCCCAGCtaactttaattttctaatacAGTCTAGCGAGATCGGAATTAATCTTATCTCACCATGTTTTCGGGCTTCGAGTTTTGTATCATACGGATGTTAGGCAATTAATCATCGCCGATATGAGGAAGCCCTTTTGCAATGTCTCCGTAAGAATGAGGTGAAGCACAATTAATGGACACTTAAAATGTAGAAATCCCTCAGAATATGATCAGGCCTGAAATTACGAAACTATAATTCTTTAAAAGTTTTCAGAGATCAGGCAAAATTTCCAAACCGGAGGAGTAGATAAGATGTATTCGAGCCTCACCTCACGGTCCTCACCCCCGTTCAGCTCGACGTATTCTATGAATGTTCCTCCCAAACAAAAACCGGGCGGTGTTACAATTGCTCTTTTACACTCAACGTGACTTTGAAGGTTAGTAGGTTACTTTAATTACAAATTGATCTGTTAAGAAAAAACAAGCATGAACTACCTaccttattaattaattcattaatCTATTAGATAGGGACGCATATCTTTGTGGGGCTCTAGAATATAAATATGGAACCTCGTGTTATCTGAGGATGTAATCGCAGTACAAGGTAAAAGTAAAAAACGGGGcttcttaaaaaattaaggaaaaatttAATGCCACTCCGTATTATTGTGACATGCTTCTTAACTAAATCGTGACACGCTTAgtactttaatttaaatatttagtagTTTAGTTAAAGcgtttagtatttttattatttgtgaTGGATTATACAAAGTAATAAACACTTCAATTGTTGTACACGTAAAAAATTACTTGTATTAATcacgattattaaaaatattaaacactTGAGCTGAAATATTAAATGTTTAAACTGAAAGTACTAAACGTATCACAATGATATGAAGTTATGTTAACAAAAtccaaatattaaataaaaaagtgagAAAGACAACTCTGCCAACACAGTGTTTGACTAATTTTGTTGTCCAAAGTTAATTATTCAAGATATTGCCTTTTCGTAAATGCATTATTTTTCGAGCTCAGGGTTGCGATTTGGTAATTGTTCACTGGATGCAAGATGTACCAAGAATTAATGTTCTCGATAAACATGTCAACTTTACACGAAAATTACAAAATCGTGAATCTTCCAAATTGATTTGCGTAATGCAATTTGCATGGAGTGTCGACGGGCCAAGAACTTGTGAGGAGGCAGTATTTCTTTGATTTAGACAAATACTCACATATACACatgttttagaaaatacaataagtttcttattataaaggcttaatatataaatatgtatatatattcatgttttagaaaatacaaTAAGTTTGATATTATAAAAGCTTAATATGATATAAGTTATTATGCAAAATTAAAGATTATAAAATGCGTTATGTAGCAGACAGAATTCTCTTTAAATAGTTATCTGTAACAATGTGACTCACATGTCctatttttaaattcttttgtgTCGGATAACTTACATTGACCATTCAACATTCGAAGAGATTTTGAAACATATACAAATCAATTCAAATCGATTTATAAGGTGATGTAACATCAGACCTATACTTAAATTTCTGCtaaaaaatttagtatttgttCTAATCAGTTGCCATAGAATTGTGAAAACAGTATGCATATACTATTCGACAAACATTTCCATATGGTTTTCTTTCCTTTGCGATGCAGCTTTACGAAAAAGGAAGAATACACCCGGTCAATCTTAAACCGGCTCAACGGAACGAAATATAGGATCAATAAAATATAGCAATGCACTCGATCGAGATGATCTGATCTGAACCAGCATAATTGGAACTTCGACCGCCACAAAACTGAGGAACGGattgaaattaagaataaaagaTAAACGAATCGAATCCTCGAAACAAGCGACTGAATGAAGCATGTATAATATAGCTCTAGATGAGTAGCTTCTATTTTCCCCCTCCGAGACACAAAAAATTGATGATGATAACATGACTGAACTTTCTAGTTTTCTACAATCTATACAAATAGCCCCAGAGAGAATCACCACAATCATATACCTAATGTAATTTACAGTGGGAAGTTTGCCCCAAAATCGACAGACATTCCACGACTCCGACGCTCCAACATGTCCCCTGATCCACTAAAACCTAAGAAGAAAGAGGCTAAATAATGGATTCGGTTAGACTTAGTCATCATCTGATAAGCAAACGACTTCAGTAGTGTTGTTATTCCCCCTGCTTGGAGGCCGAACCTCAGGAGAACTCCCCGGGATAGTTGTTGGGATAGTTGCCGGGATAGTTACGTTCACTGGTGGCATTCGGAAGTTGTTGGGCTGCTGATTGGCAGCAGCCCAACTTACAATGTCCCTGAGCAGCTCGGTCTGGAACCCACGAGAGTTAATGGTGGCCATGGGCCCGATTGTGTAATCAGGTCGTTGGGCCCCGCCGGTCTGGGCCGTTCGAGGAGTTAAGTTAGACATGGGGGTTGATGGGTAGCCTGGTGGCGGGGTAGGGGTTGCTCCATGGGCAATGGCCGGTGAGGAAGTTCTCAAGGGCTGAAGGTGAGGAGCTGGGGCTCGTACCTCACGTGGAACTTGAATGTTTCCTGGAGAAGGAAATTGGCCAATGACAGGTGGTCTTGATGCACGCACAGGCGGGGCCGGGCTCATGGGCTGAAGGCCTCGCGGGTTGATTGCATGCGAGGTTGGTGTGCGCATGTTCTGAGGAAGTGCAGGAGAGGAGGGTCTGGGAATGAATGAGGGCGAGGCTTGTGGGTTCTGCTGTGGAGGCAAAGACAGCATCTGCTGTGCATAAGTTGCCACTGCTTCTGCAGGAAGGTGGAAACATAATGTGAATATTCCGATTCTAGAGCTGCACTATCATGTTCAAGGTAGCAATAACCgagaaaaagaacaaagagTAGCAATATTCTCTAATGACTTATAATCTCAAGCAACAGATAGTATCTTCCTAAACCACcacaaaatataataatagagaatgtattaatttcaaaagagATGCATTTTCTGCTTTAACTGTCTCTCGAGAGAAAATAGCTTTGAAAGGCATCTCCTCGTGGAAGAAAGGCCACTTTATGAGAAAATGATTTCGAGACAAGATCATCTCTATTGCCCCCGAGGATAAATGAAGTACAAGTGGATACAGGAAaagtaatataataattataaaaaaaaactctgcAGCGAAGAAAATGGAATACTACACAGGAGCCACTATGGAAATACATGCGTACCTTGCTGAACAGTGAGAGAACCAGAAGCCCTGAGATCTGAGCACTTGGAACGAAAGGCTTCAGCAAGAATCTTATTCATCAAAACCTTGTTCTGATACTCCTGCaattcattcttcttcaacaGATACTCCGCTTCTTTCTGCTGAATCTTCTCTTCGTACTTCATTCGAATCTGAGCAATCGCCACTTCAATCTCCTTCTCACAGTCAGCTTTCAACTTCAACTTCTGcagaagaaaaacaaaaatgtcAGGGCAACGGAAACAGGGAAGCCTGGCaagagaaattttaaaatggaCCAAAACAACTGACAGTGTCTTCGTGAATCTTGGCGGTGAGATCTGATTCTAGCCGTAATCTCTCCAACTCGTTCTGAAGTGGGTCAGGACACCTTGGGAGAGCCATCCTGGTGGCCCCCGAGAGAGAAGGTTGTGTACTATGAGAGCCAAACTCCAGTGGAACAAGAGGTGCAGTTGCCATTTGTAGGGCAGAGGGCATTGACGGTTGTGAGACATTTTGATTTAGAGCATCCCGAGCATTTAACCCCACTTCACTGCTGTTCACACGTGGCATTACATCAGCAGCTTGCAAATTTGGCGATCGACTAGGGACCTGCACGGCCGCCTCTGTGCCTGCTGCTTCAGTGTGGGGCGGATCAGATGGTTGAGCAGTGCTGGGATTAGGAAGCATATCATTGATCTGCTGCGAAGCATTTTCTTCGTGCAATCCATGGGGCATGGTAGGTTCCCCATTGGTTAAGCTCTGTAAGATTTAATAGTAGGAGTCTTAGCTCTTTGttgaataaattttcttacaGAAACCACAATAGGGACGGATAAGGgcttagaaaatttaattgtTAATTATGGCATTTCCTGTCGGATCTCAAGCAAACATGTGAAGCAAAGACCACCATACTTTACCTGATTTAATGGCATAGTCGCACCCTGAGAAAGGGGACCCACAAGCCGTCCTGATATATCCTGACAGTCTACTGATATAACATTATCTGTTAACACAGGAGAAATTCCAGCGTCACGATCCGGAGAGGTAGTCTCTGCTTCATTGCAGTCATCCTCAGAGGCAGTCTCCACTCCATTAGTAACTCCTCCAGGGGCCTCAGAGGCAGACCCATCAGGAACTTGTTCTGCTGCTAAAGGCAGCTGCAGCAGAGTTGGAGAGATACCTTCTGCTTCATTGCGATCATCTGCAGGGGCAATCTCCACTCCATCAGCAACAACTCCAGGGTCCTGGGGGGCAGACCCATCAGGTAGTTCTGCTGCTAAAGGCGGCTGCAGCACACTCTGAGAGGTACTTTCTGCTTCCTTGCAATCATCTGCCGGGGCAGTCTCCACTCCGTCAGCAACAACTCCAGGCGCCTCGGGGGCAGACCCTTCTGCAGGAACATCTGAAACATCTCCATTGGGCATGGTAGACGCTTCTTTTTGAGGGACCAAATCCTCAGACTGAGGAGTTACAGAGACGACATCGTCAGACTGAGGAATTAGAGAGGTGGTACGATCAGGAACATTTTCGGCATCTTCACAAATGCCCAAAGGAACCTCTCCATTCTGTACAGTTGAAGTTCCCTTAGCATTTAATCCCTGTGTACGCTCATATCGTGGCAGTGCTGTAACTGCTCCATTAGTAACATCCTCTTCCAATAAAGGATTCATAGAAACAGCATGTCCACGATCTTGTTCCAAACTTCCAGCCCTAGCACAATGCTCAAGAGCTGTACTCTTTCCTAAATCTTCATTCTCATTAGCTGTCTCGACACGTGTAATAGGAAGAGGTGCTTCTTCAAAGACTGCAGCAGCTTCAATAGGAACTGTTTGTTGAGCTTCTTCATCATTTGTCTGAAGAATTTCAACCTGATTCCCAGCTTCGGACACAGAATCTACAGAACCAATCTGATCCTGGTGCCTAATTCCATCAACTGAAGAGGCTTGCTTCtgcttaattttatttcttgcaGCAAGCTGGGCCTCTTCAAGCTGTTTAAGCCGTAAGTTCATCTGATTCTCACATTCATTAATCTTTCTTGCATACTCGGTTTCCAGTGCCTTGAGCTTTTCTACTCTTAGAGGACCATCGCGATGTAGCTGTGTTATAATGTAGGCCTCAACCCTCTGCTGACCCTCCAGAGCTCCCTTTTCTTTATTGAAACTCCTAAAAATAAGATTCCTTTCTTCCTCTTGCTCCCTGAGAAGCTCTGCCATCTGGTCTGAGAGCTCCCCCTGAATTTGCTGAATACTCATAGAGATATCTTTCTCTGCCAATGTAGGACTTGAAATTACATCCTTATCCGGGGTTTCCTGATTCAGAGGCCAGTCTTCAATCTCTACTTTCACATTATTGGGGTAAACTACTGCATGTTGAGACGAGTTTGTATTCGAGTGCTCCATCGGGATTTCATTCACTTTCTCAGGAGCTTTAGAGGCATCTACTGCCACTGAATTCTCTATGTGGCGAAGGAATGGTTTCTTCAGACCTCGTAAGATGGTGTATACACCTTCTGCCTCATCTTTGCTGCAACCGTAATTTAAATGCTCTTTTGCAAGGGCAAGAGATTCCTTGTGATCAATTTTCACCTTCACCAAGGAGGAGGCAGTCCAGCACTAAATTTTGTGCTGTATGTCAGTAAATGTGCAATTGACCATAACTGAAGACAGTATAATGAGGACAAAGAACATGGTTTGAAAGCTCAGGGAACTAAACAGCACGTACATATCTAATCTAAGATCGGCAGGAGCTAAGGGAGAGTACAATTACTCCAAGCATTATCTCCAaccaaattaataaaaaataaaaaataaaaaaatttactatgCTATTACTACATATCTTGATTCTACTGTGCCATGACAACGGTTTTCTGAGCCTTCATCTGGATGGAGGAAATTGGAGAAAAAATGGAGGGAGAGGAAATAAGGGGAGAAGGTGATAAAGGGAGTTGATAAAGGGAGGCGAAGAGAAGTAAAGTGTGATGCAAAGTTGCTGAGACTTAGGCATCTTATAGCTACTTCATGATGAATAGATGATGAGACAAAAAATTGTATAAGTGAAGAAGATACTAACCAAAGCTAACTGGAAGGCCTGTAAAATTGTGGCAGGTTCCTGATTGACAACACGGTTATTAATGACATAATCGAGAAAGGTGTAGACCATAATCTTGACTTCACCCTGCATATCAAAAGGAAATGATGTATCAGCAAACCAAGACGAATGATCATGCTCAGTAACTCTATAAAACGAACCCTAATTAGAGAAGAGTCGGACCTCCAAACTTAAAGCTTCGCAAAGTTTCGAAATTTGTGGCTTCAGAATGAGATGGAGACTCCTCTGTGCATTGCGAAGTGTTCTTCTTTCATCAGATCCATCTATATTACCCTCAGGTGCGACTGCAACACCCATTCCCTGAGAAGATAACTGAACAGGGCCAGAAGCTGCTGCAAAAGATATACTGAAAGTCTTAGATATCTTGTGAACAAAAGTCTATTCCTCTGGACCAAGAGATACCAACAAAAATCCAGccaaagaataattaaaatttactaTTATGCAGTCCCTGACCTTCCTTTTCAGCACTAGCTGATTTCCCATCGTCTTTCCCTTGTTTCTTAGAGGATACATCAACATTGTTCTCACATAACTTCCTGCGCTTCTTCACGACCTCATCGCTGTTCTCTTGCTCGGCATATTTACTTCCATTCATTTGAACTCTTTTCCGGTTCCTCTGCTGTGAGACGGAAGAATATTTCCAAGCAGGAGTTTTTCCCTCCAGCAACTGAGTCCAGAACAGGTGGGGCAACTCTTCACCAGGACACTGGATTTTTGACTCACCAAGCAATGCTATTTCCTTGCTGTAGTAAGTTTGTGAACCCTGCTGGGCTCTTGAAACGAGGAAAAGAGAGCTGCTCTGAGTTCTGCTTCTGTTTTCATCATTCACTGGTAGGATAGATAGAAGCTCCTGCAGAACTTTCTCGGGGTGATACTGATCAGCTAATGTGCAGGAAGATGGTCTATGGCCTAGatgaaattctttcaatttatCAAAGAGGTGCTTTGCTCCCCACATGAGCAAAGAGTGGCCAATGATAGGATTTACAGTCTGTATCATTCCACAGTCACCATTTTTGGCGTTTATTAACACCTTTTCTTCGACAGTGCAACTTGTGTAAAAGCGAAATAATTTAATCTGTTCAAACTGGGATTCCAATTGTACTTTCTGCAAGTTTCGTATATCATTTGCAGGGTTCCAATCACTCCCAAATACAATGATCGAGTCAACTGACAGCAGTTTGATGCTCGGAAGACAGGCCCGGGCTTCTAGCAAAAATACAAACCTCCCCGAGTCCTTCTTGTTGTAGTTGTTCATAGCAGCTACCTTCTTATGACGGGGAACATCCCCATCAATACGCTCATAAGAATCTGGACCAAATCTTTGCCGCAAGAAGTCGTCCAGTATATCACCGATTGATATATAGTCTCTTCCAGAGCTGCCAATAGACTGTAAACATTTTTTGCGAAGCATTAAATGGTGTTTATAATAAAATGCTTACTGTGTAGAAGACAAGGAATATAGACAACATAAAATGTATTATAGCTTTtattaagtaattaaaaaaaatgctttGATCAGCAGACTAAATTTTTAAAGTTGGCAATCGTCGCATATTATTCACTGTGTgataattcaaaataatataatcatattAGGTACTGAGGGTAAACTGACTGTAGTCTTCTATTCGCTTAAATGCATGCATGATTACATTACATAACCAAAACTAACAATTCAATATTTGGATACTGGACCACCTGCTTCTGTGTTGATATCCTTGTTTTGAcagaatgatactttgagaggaattatatataagtagGATAATTGGTGAAATACTCAATAACCTCACCTGGAACATTATGATTACCCTCAAACCTCGACTCTGCAATTCAGAAAGCAACTTGTCCAGAAGTTGTAGCTTCCCGCTAGCTTGTATTCCAACATCCAAGTACTGAGACACTTGAAGGTCTTTAATAAGCAACTTCTGAAGCGACGCATCCACGAGGTAAGGATGATCACAACACTGTGGGgagggggggtgggggggacAAATACAACCATACAAACTATTTAATAAACTaaagaaatgaagaaagaCAAGAAAATGTGCAATCGATGGGCCAGTTAAGCAAATAAACCTTCCGAGAAGCATAAAGTATATCACGTAGAGCACCAACTAGATCTGTCTTTGAAGATGAACGGAGTGGAAGGGAGTTTGAAAGAAGCGTAGCACAATATTGTTCTAGCTGGACATTTGA from Punica granatum isolate Tunisia-2019 chromosome 3, ASM765513v2, whole genome shotgun sequence includes:
- the LOC116198680 gene encoding helicase protein MOM1 isoform X4 → MASNTRMTHKITEEDTRGRRSSARLASASVLAVADSSGLRRSTRETFSKKTVTPEHPTARKSERLEKQTPPPSSPPSVTRSSVKKRLVQQSPLRRSERCKKQRPSLSLSGSKSSGKNSATSVSHTEKKDEDMKENSMKKLSQRAKEVVKIESDESESTQTKKERMDAHAYRALFQKQEKKVKRSVHYEELSRSRNLSAQDCVNSGSQSSKEFDALGNCQVNSSRIREKLNSAEQLDNPENECNLDSSVRHDVQSLPSPRQGLVDTTNGMTRIEESTIKEVLPGRVDSPRNGTPPGGDNCADVGPEVVLDASTAVNCKDNTATPSRSRLTKNVSVEESGLNLKRKSGELEGGLNLKVGKDVTKNDRQSDHQSEVRANGDNNNCFICKLGGFLLCCDGKDCERSFHLSCLIPPLKDVPLGIWYCPACVRKRMEFGVHSISKGVEAIFDVREVEVSDANGWQAQRQFFVKYKGLAHVHNRWVPEAELLIESPSAIARFDKRSQSVKWKPQWAVPHRLLEKRLETFRQRDEVSTAEIANCRYQWLVKWWCLGYEHATWELEDEPFFNSSEAENLIKDYEAEHDRTERPPVLGIDELQERKNKSMSKLSKLPDGISSGSDGNCLDVVNRLRELWLKSHNAIIIDDQEYMLKVISFITSLQLDACHPFLIISSSNSLNLWDVEFFRLARSTNLVVYNGDKELRKSIRNLEFPEKGGATMFQVLISAPRAVAEDMDMLKNIEWEAIIVDECQRSGIARHFEEIKMLKTEMRLLLCTGPLKETFSEYCGLLSFLEHESGWRTGNGVGASSDDAMLKLKERLSRFIVSGSKVEFSRFLEYWVPVQLSNVQLEQYCATLLSNSLPLRSSSKTDLVGALRDILYASRKCCDHPYLVDASLQKLLIKDLQVSQYLDVGIQASGKLQLLDKLLSELQSRGLRVIIMFQSIGSSGRDYISIGDILDDFLRQRFGPDSYERIDGDVPRHKKVAAMNNYNKKDSGRFVFLLEARACLPSIKLLSVDSIIVFGSDWNPANDIRNLQKVQLESQFEQIKLFRFYTSCTVEEKVLINAKNGDCGMIQTVNPIIGHSLLMWGAKHLFDKLKEFHLGHRPSSCTLADQYHPEKVLQELLSILPVNDENRSRTQSSSLFLVSRAQQGSQTYYSKEIALLGESKIQCPGEELPHLFWTQLLEGKTPAWKYSSVSQQRNRKRVQMNGSKYAEQENSDEVVKKRRKLCENNVDVSSKKQGKDDGKSASAEKEAASGPVQLSSQGMGVAVAPEGNIDGSDERRTLRNAQRSLHLILKPQISKLCEALSLEGEVKIMVYTFLDYVINNRVVNQEPATILQAFQLALCWTASSLVKVKIDHKESLALAKEHLNYGCSKDEAEGVYTILRGLKKPFLRHIENSVAVDASKAPEKVNEIPMEHSNTNSSQHAVVYPNNVKVEIEDWPLNQETPDKDVISSPTLAEKDISMSIQQIQGELSDQMAELLREQEEERNLIFRSFNKEKGALEGQQRVEAYIITQLHRDGPLRVEKLKALETEYARKINECENQMNLRLKQLEEAQLAARNKIKQKQASSVDGIRHQDQIGSVDSVSEAGNQVEILQTNDEEAQQTVPIEAAAVFEEAPLPITRVETANENEDLGKSTALEHCARAGSLEQDRGHAVSMNPLLEEDVTNGAVTALPRYERTQGLNAKGTSTVQNGEVPLGICEDAENVPDRTTSLIPQSDDVVSVTPQSEDLVPQKEASTMPNGDVSDVPAEGSAPEAPGVVADGVETAPADDCKEAESTSQSVLQPPLAAELPDGSAPQDPGVVADGVEIAPADDRNEAEGISPTLLQLPLAAEQVPDGSASEAPGGVTNGVETASEDDCNEAETTSPDRDAGISPVLTDNVISVDCQDISGRLVGPLSQGATMPLNQSLTNGEPTMPHGLHEENASQQINDMLPNPSTAQPSDPPHTEAAGTEAAVQVPSRSPNLQAADVMPRVNSSEVGLNARDALNQNVSQPSMPSALQMATAPLVPLEFGSHSTQPSLSGATRMALPRCPDPLQNELERLRLESDLTAKIHEDTKLKLKADCEKEIEVAIAQIRMKYEEKIQQKEAEYLLKKNELQEYQNKVLMNKILAEAFRSKCSDLRASGSLTVQQEAVATYAQQMLSLPPQQNPQASPSFIPRPSSPALPQNMRTPTSHAINPRGLQPMSPAPPVRASRPPVIGQFPSPGNIQVPREVRAPAPHLQPLRTSSPAIAHGATPTPPPGYPSTPMSNLTPRTAQTGGAQRPDYTIGPMATINSRGFQTELLRDIVSWAAANQQPNNFRMPPVNVTIPATIPTTIPGSSPEVRPPSRGNNNTTEVVCLSDDD